In Mycolicibacterium mucogenicum DSM 44124, the following are encoded in one genomic region:
- a CDS encoding fatty acid desaturase, with amino-acid sequence MASVEVADRADSQAAVRAALPDPGEQVPKLAWPTVALFLAGLVAFVASTVAYLDGAAPMWVPIVVNAVVTFTMFTVVHDAVHYAISSTRWVNGLFGRLAVLFVQPLISFPSFGFIHIEHHRHSNDDENDPDTFASHGPAWQLPFRWAVLDVSYGNYLIRKIRSRPKAEVAETLACVALSVAGLIAAIMSGHFWTLAVVFIIPQRIAVVVLAWWFDWMPHHGLADTQRSDRYRATRTRVGMEWLYTPLMLSQNYHLVHHLHPSVPFYRYTKTWRRNEEAYLDRNAAISTVFGQSLESGEFREWKQLNGKLGRLLPVRMPVRSSSPHAVFHRIPVAAVDPITADSTLVTFAVPEALQDQFRFEPGQHVSVRTDLGGEGVRRSYSICAPATRAQLRIAVKHIPGGTFSGFVADQLKAGDVLEVMTPAGSFSSALHPLHRKHYVGLVAGSGITPVLSILATVMELETESRFTLVYGNRTTESTMFRTELDRLESRYADRLEIRHVLSAEPRHTPELSGHIDTERLTGWLTADLRPDTVDEWFLCGPAAMSTGARETLIEGGVDPERIHLELFTGFDRGDAPARDYQAAAVTVQLSGKRQTFGLAAGDTILEGALQAGSNAPYSCMGGACGTCRAKLLEGTVDMEQNFALGRGDLDAGYILTCQSHPTSPAVSVDYDV; translated from the coding sequence ATGGCGTCAGTGGAAGTGGCCGATCGGGCGGACAGCCAAGCCGCCGTGCGAGCGGCCTTGCCGGATCCCGGTGAGCAGGTACCGAAGTTGGCGTGGCCGACCGTGGCGCTGTTTCTGGCGGGACTGGTGGCATTCGTCGCGTCAACAGTCGCTTATCTGGACGGTGCTGCTCCGATGTGGGTGCCCATCGTGGTCAACGCGGTGGTGACCTTCACGATGTTCACCGTCGTCCACGACGCCGTGCACTATGCGATCAGTTCCACCCGTTGGGTCAACGGCTTGTTCGGACGGTTGGCGGTGCTGTTCGTCCAGCCCCTGATCTCGTTTCCGTCGTTCGGGTTCATTCACATTGAGCACCATCGGCATTCGAACGACGACGAGAACGATCCGGACACCTTCGCCTCGCATGGACCGGCGTGGCAACTGCCGTTCCGCTGGGCTGTTCTCGACGTGTCCTACGGCAACTATCTGATCCGCAAGATCCGCAGCCGCCCCAAGGCCGAGGTCGCCGAAACCCTGGCGTGCGTGGCCCTTTCGGTGGCGGGGTTGATCGCCGCCATCATGTCGGGCCACTTCTGGACGCTCGCCGTCGTCTTCATCATCCCGCAGCGCATCGCAGTGGTGGTCTTGGCGTGGTGGTTCGACTGGATGCCGCACCACGGTCTGGCGGACACCCAGCGCAGTGACCGCTACCGGGCGACCAGAACCCGCGTCGGCATGGAGTGGCTCTACACGCCCTTGATGCTGTCGCAGAACTACCATCTGGTGCACCACCTGCACCCGTCGGTGCCGTTCTATCGGTACACCAAGACCTGGCGCCGCAACGAGGAGGCATACCTGGACCGAAACGCCGCGATTTCCACGGTGTTCGGACAGTCGCTCGAGTCCGGCGAGTTCCGGGAATGGAAGCAACTCAACGGCAAGCTCGGTCGGCTGCTGCCGGTGCGGATGCCGGTGCGCTCGAGTTCGCCGCACGCGGTGTTCCACCGGATTCCGGTGGCTGCCGTCGATCCGATCACCGCTGACAGCACATTGGTGACTTTCGCCGTTCCCGAGGCACTTCAGGATCAGTTCCGATTCGAACCAGGCCAGCACGTCTCGGTGCGCACAGATCTGGGTGGCGAGGGCGTGCGCCGCAGCTACTCCATCTGCGCGCCGGCCACGCGGGCTCAGCTGCGGATCGCGGTGAAACACATTCCGGGAGGGACGTTCTCGGGTTTTGTCGCCGATCAGCTCAAGGCCGGCGACGTCCTGGAGGTGATGACCCCGGCCGGCAGCTTCAGTTCGGCGCTGCATCCGTTGCACCGCAAGCACTACGTGGGCCTGGTGGCCGGCAGCGGCATCACTCCGGTGCTGTCGATCCTGGCGACCGTCATGGAGCTCGAAACCGAGAGCCGCTTCACCCTCGTCTACGGCAACCGCACCACAGAGTCCACGATGTTCCGCACCGAACTCGACCGTCTCGAATCCCGGTACGCCGACCGCCTCGAAATCCGGCACGTGTTGTCGGCCGAGCCGCGACACACCCCTGAGTTGTCCGGCCACATCGATACGGAGCGACTGACCGGCTGGCTCACGGCGGATCTTCGTCCGGATACCGTCGACGAGTGGTTCCTGTGCGGCCCTGCCGCGATGTCCACCGGCGCGCGCGAGACGTTGATCGAGGGTGGCGTCGATCCCGAGCGGATCCATCTGGAGTTGTTCACCGGGTTCGACCGCGGCGACGCGCCCGCCCGCGATTATCAGGCCGCCGCCGTCACCGTCCAATTGTCCGGGAAGCGGCAGACTTTCGGCCTCGCGGCCGGCGACACGATCCTGGAAGGTGCATTGCAAGCCGGGAGCAACGCGCCCTACTCGTGCATGGGCGGTGCGTGCGGTACCTGCCGGGCCAAATTGCTCGAGGGCACAGTCGACATGGAGCAGAACTTCGCCCTCGGGCGGGGTGATCTCGATGCCGGCTACATCCTCACCTGCCAGTCGCATCCGACCAGCCCGGCGGTGTCGGTCGATTACGACGTCTGA
- a CDS encoding APC family permease — protein sequence MTEQLADSDLARVEREEGLVAKGLAAGRIGTFTGAILGISTVAPGYTLTASIGLIVAAVGLKMPAILIAGFIPMFLTAYAYRELNSRAPDCGASFTWSTKAFGPYVGWMCGWGMVIATIIVLSNLASIGVQFGYEFLGSVLHNEKLATLSADNVWVNIGSTVALLAIATYISCRGITTSEKVQYVLVGFQMIVLVTFSIVAIVRSGGAEGHLSFDIDWFDPFTGLTMSAFVIGLIGSIFAFWGWDTCLTLGEECKDPTKVPGRAGLLCVLSILLTYLLVAVAVMMYAGIGDTGLGLGNKDNAANVFGALAYPVLGSWGGPLLLLAVFASSIASLQTTVLPAARTMLAMGTYGAFPKRFANVSPRTLSPVFSTVVAGVVTAAFYTIVTLLSERTLLDTIAALGIMICWYYGITAFACVWFFRKELFLNAHNVIYKLVFPLLGGIMLLSVFVKSVLVSMDPTASGSGAEIGGIGLVFYLGFGILLFGAVLMLVMRASQPAYFRGETLTMDTPPLP from the coding sequence ATGACTGAACAACTGGCCGATTCCGACCTCGCTCGCGTAGAGCGGGAAGAAGGCCTCGTCGCCAAGGGCCTCGCCGCAGGCAGAATCGGCACCTTCACCGGGGCCATCCTCGGTATCTCGACCGTGGCACCGGGCTACACGCTCACCGCCAGTATCGGCCTGATCGTCGCGGCGGTCGGGCTGAAGATGCCGGCCATCCTGATCGCCGGCTTCATCCCCATGTTCCTGACCGCCTACGCGTACCGCGAACTGAACTCGCGGGCACCCGACTGCGGCGCGTCGTTCACCTGGTCCACCAAGGCTTTTGGCCCGTACGTCGGCTGGATGTGCGGCTGGGGCATGGTGATCGCCACCATCATCGTGCTGTCCAATCTCGCCTCGATCGGCGTCCAGTTCGGCTATGAATTCCTGGGCAGCGTGCTCCACAACGAGAAGCTCGCGACGCTCTCGGCCGACAACGTCTGGGTCAACATCGGATCCACCGTCGCGCTGCTGGCCATCGCCACCTACATCTCGTGTCGCGGCATCACGACCAGCGAGAAGGTGCAGTACGTCCTGGTCGGCTTCCAGATGATCGTCCTCGTCACATTCTCGATCGTTGCGATCGTGCGATCGGGCGGGGCCGAAGGGCACCTGAGCTTCGACATCGATTGGTTCGACCCGTTCACCGGATTGACCATGAGCGCCTTCGTGATCGGGCTCATCGGCTCCATCTTCGCGTTCTGGGGTTGGGACACCTGCCTCACCCTCGGTGAGGAATGCAAGGACCCCACCAAGGTTCCCGGCCGCGCCGGCCTGCTCTGCGTCCTGTCGATTCTGCTGACGTACCTCCTGGTGGCGGTCGCTGTGATGATGTACGCCGGGATCGGAGACACCGGCCTCGGGCTGGGCAACAAGGACAACGCGGCCAACGTCTTCGGCGCGCTGGCCTACCCGGTACTCGGCAGTTGGGGCGGCCCGCTGCTCCTGCTGGCGGTATTCGCCTCGTCGATCGCCAGCCTGCAGACCACCGTGCTGCCGGCCGCCCGCACCATGCTCGCGATGGGCACCTACGGCGCCTTCCCCAAGCGGTTCGCCAACGTCAGCCCCCGCACGCTGTCGCCGGTGTTCAGCACCGTGGTCGCGGGTGTCGTCACCGCCGCGTTCTACACCATCGTGACGCTGCTGTCCGAGCGCACACTGCTGGATACCATTGCCGCCCTTGGCATCATGATCTGCTGGTACTACGGCATCACGGCGTTCGCCTGCGTCTGGTTCTTCCGCAAGGAACTGTTCCTCAACGCGCACAACGTCATCTACAAGCTGGTGTTCCCGCTACTCGGCGGCATCATGCTGCTCTCGGTCTTCGTCAAATCGGTGCTCGTCAGCATGGATCCGACGGCCAGCGGCAGCGGCGCGGAGATCGGCGGCATCGGGCTGGTGTTCTACCTGGGCTTCGGCATCCTGCTCTTCGGCGCGGTGCTGATGCTCGTGATGCGCGCGTCACAGCCGGCGTACTTCCGCGGCGAGACGCTGACGATGGATACTCCCCCGCTGCCCTGA
- a CDS encoding universal stress protein — protein MSNPRIAVAYLATPGGDDAVAVGEQIARTLGAEIDLCMVLPSDRSALATTPGGILQREAESWLAAAAAGVPSDLKVTTHLSFDESSTAGLIAAAEAAGAEALVVGGAGGGIAGSLSLGSVVNDLVHASPIPVVIAPRGARLKHNDRIREVTCAVGTRPGAKLLLDSALRLCRDTGTPLRLVSLVAVDDADDLELAQQHAQKALDQAKAFLPEGIPVSSRVATGAGVEDAVNKLGWHDGDVIMVGSSRLAQPRRLFLGSTAAKMLRVLQVPMIVVPKDEGADND, from the coding sequence GTGAGCAATCCACGAATCGCCGTCGCATATCTCGCAACTCCCGGCGGTGACGACGCCGTCGCCGTCGGCGAGCAGATCGCCCGCACCCTCGGCGCCGAGATCGATCTGTGCATGGTGCTGCCCAGCGACCGGTCGGCGCTCGCCACCACGCCCGGCGGCATCCTGCAGCGCGAAGCCGAAAGCTGGCTCGCCGCAGCCGCGGCCGGGGTCCCCAGCGACCTCAAGGTGACGACGCATCTGAGCTTCGACGAGTCCAGCACCGCGGGCCTGATCGCGGCGGCCGAGGCCGCCGGGGCCGAGGCCCTGGTGGTCGGCGGCGCGGGCGGCGGCATCGCCGGCTCGCTGTCACTCGGCTCGGTGGTCAACGATCTGGTACACGCGTCGCCGATTCCCGTGGTCATCGCACCCCGCGGCGCCCGGCTGAAGCACAATGATCGGATCCGGGAAGTCACCTGCGCCGTCGGTACCCGGCCCGGGGCCAAGCTGCTCCTGGACAGCGCGCTGCGGCTCTGCCGGGACACCGGGACGCCGCTGCGCCTGGTGTCGCTGGTCGCCGTCGACGACGCCGACGATCTGGAACTGGCACAGCAGCACGCGCAGAAGGCCCTCGACCAAGCGAAAGCTTTCCTGCCGGAAGGCATTCCGGTCAGCTCGCGCGTGGCCACCGGCGCAGGCGTCGAGGACGCCGTCAACAAACTCGGCTGGCATGACGGCGACGTGATCATGGTCGGGTCCAGCCGGCTCGCACAGCCCCGCCGGCTCTTCCTGGGATCGACCGCGGCGAAAATGCTGCGCGTCCTGCAGGTCCCCATGATCGTGGTTCCGAAAGATGAAGGGGCTGATAATGACTGA
- a CDS encoding primary-amine oxidase: MPDTFHPLDPLTAAEFTKVAELLAAAHGVGDGWRYTSVEMIEPAKVEVAAFDATGTAPDRRALATLLDTSNNRTYKSVVSLTDELVLSWDHIPGVQPNFTVDEWEEADEVLRKNPEVIAALAKRGITDMDLVFMDTWTYGDVVMPEKYKDRRLGWTDTWVRAAEGANPYAGPVNGFHCVIDMNTMELLEIEDTFTVDRPEMMGEYVPQHIPERIRKASTREPLQPLNITQPEGVSFTLEGNLLKWQNWSLRVGFNYREGMTLHAVSYNDNGNVRSVANRMSFAEMMVPYRDHCTDHYRRTAFDIGEWGIGFMTTSLELGCDCLGEIRYLDAVLHNSKGEPYTIKNAICIHEEDNAVLWKHVDHHAGAEVRRMRRLTVSFHVTVANYEYLTYWRFYQDGNIECEVRATGIMVVSNFPEGQAHPHGTLVDNRTYAPYHQHFLVARLDLDVDGTENTVYASETEIEPMGPDNPYGLSLRQRNTPLRTEAEGKQDMNFQTQRAWKVVNDNVRNGIGTAPAYKLVPGGAFPAMFDPNSPVLARCRAIEHTVWVTPNSPDERWPAGEFVTQSKEDTGLPMWTEANRSIENTDVVLWYVFGIHHITRPEDWPIMPVDTVNFWLKPVGFFDRNPSIDVAPTPPKACHTSSNCEEG, from the coding sequence ATGCCCGACACCTTCCACCCCCTCGACCCGCTGACCGCAGCCGAATTCACCAAGGTCGCCGAGCTTCTCGCGGCCGCGCACGGCGTCGGAGACGGCTGGCGGTACACCTCCGTCGAGATGATCGAACCGGCCAAGGTCGAGGTGGCCGCGTTCGACGCCACCGGCACCGCGCCGGACCGGCGCGCGCTGGCGACACTGCTCGACACCTCGAACAACCGCACCTACAAGAGCGTGGTGTCGTTGACGGACGAGTTGGTGCTGTCGTGGGACCACATCCCGGGCGTGCAGCCGAACTTCACCGTGGACGAGTGGGAAGAGGCCGACGAGGTTCTGCGCAAGAACCCGGAAGTCATTGCGGCCCTGGCCAAACGCGGCATCACCGACATGGACCTGGTGTTCATGGACACCTGGACCTACGGCGACGTCGTGATGCCGGAGAAGTACAAGGACCGCCGCCTGGGCTGGACCGACACCTGGGTGCGGGCCGCCGAGGGCGCCAACCCCTACGCCGGCCCCGTCAACGGATTCCACTGTGTCATCGACATGAACACCATGGAACTGCTGGAGATCGAGGACACCTTCACCGTCGATCGGCCGGAGATGATGGGTGAATATGTGCCGCAGCACATTCCCGAGCGCATCCGCAAGGCCAGCACCCGGGAGCCGCTGCAGCCACTGAACATCACTCAGCCCGAGGGCGTTTCGTTCACGCTCGAGGGAAATCTGCTGAAGTGGCAGAACTGGTCGCTGCGCGTCGGGTTCAACTACCGCGAGGGCATGACGCTGCACGCGGTGAGCTACAACGACAACGGCAATGTGCGGTCGGTGGCCAACCGGATGTCGTTCGCCGAGATGATGGTCCCCTACCGCGACCACTGCACCGACCATTACCGCCGAACGGCTTTCGACATCGGCGAGTGGGGCATCGGCTTCATGACCACCTCGCTGGAGCTCGGCTGCGACTGTCTCGGTGAGATCCGGTACCTGGACGCCGTGCTGCACAACAGCAAGGGCGAGCCGTACACCATCAAGAACGCCATCTGCATCCACGAAGAAGACAACGCCGTGCTGTGGAAGCACGTCGACCACCACGCCGGCGCCGAGGTGCGCCGCATGCGCCGGCTCACGGTGTCGTTCCACGTGACCGTCGCCAACTACGAGTACCTCACCTACTGGCGCTTCTACCAGGACGGCAACATCGAATGTGAGGTCCGCGCAACGGGAATCATGGTGGTGAGCAACTTCCCGGAGGGCCAGGCCCACCCGCACGGCACGCTGGTCGACAACCGCACCTACGCGCCGTACCACCAGCACTTCCTCGTCGCCCGCCTCGATCTCGACGTCGACGGCACCGAGAACACGGTGTACGCCAGCGAGACCGAGATCGAGCCGATGGGACCGGACAACCCCTACGGACTGTCGCTGCGCCAGCGCAACACCCCGCTGCGCACCGAGGCCGAGGGCAAGCAGGACATGAATTTCCAGACCCAGCGGGCGTGGAAGGTCGTCAACGACAACGTCCGCAACGGAATCGGCACCGCGCCCGCCTACAAGCTGGTGCCCGGCGGCGCCTTCCCCGCCATGTTCGATCCGAACTCCCCGGTCCTGGCGCGCTGCCGGGCCATCGAGCACACCGTGTGGGTCACCCCCAACTCCCCCGATGAGCGCTGGCCCGCAGGCGAATTCGTCACGCAGAGCAAGGAAGACACCGGCCTGCCGATGTGGACCGAGGCGAACCGCTCGATCGAGAACACCGACGTGGTGCTGTGGTACGTCTTCGGCATCCACCACATCACCCGCCCCGAAGACTGGCCGATCATGCCCGTCGACACCGTCAACTTCTGGCTCAAGCCCGTCGGCTTCTTCGATCGCAACCCCTCGATCGACGTGGCACCGACGCCGCCGAAGGCCTGCCACACGTCCTCCAACTGTGAAGAAGGCTAG
- a CDS encoding gamma-aminobutyraldehyde dehydrogenase, whose protein sequence is MSIETLQNYIDGQFVASSSSETIDLISPVDEAVVGRSPVSNRADVDAAVTAAERAFQTWGRSTPGDRQAALLKLADAIEAHADEIVEAQCRNTGQPKAIVHAEEAIAGANQLRFFAGAARMVHGLSAGEYLEGYTSYVRREPIGVVGQVAPWNFPFLMAIWKIGPALATGNTVVLKPSDTTPESTLVLARLSKGILPDGVLNVILGTAETGAALVEHPVPGLVSITGSVRAGIAVAESAAKQLKRSHLELGGKAPVVVFPDVDIAKAAAGIAEGGCFNAGQDCTAATRVIVHESIHDEFVTALAAAAQNLRPGLPDDPDAFYGPLNNINHFNTVIKKLDNLPPHATVVTGGKRLGDKGFYLEPTIISGVHQDDAIVQEETFAPVITVQPFSTDEEAIALANGVRFALASSVWTKDHARAEKFTRALDFGCVWINCHIMLTAEMPHGGFKQSGYGKDLSIYGVEDYTRIKHVMSSHD, encoded by the coding sequence ATGTCGATCGAAACACTGCAGAACTACATTGACGGGCAATTCGTCGCGTCGTCATCATCGGAAACGATCGACCTGATCAGCCCGGTCGACGAAGCCGTCGTCGGACGCTCGCCGGTATCGAACCGCGCCGATGTGGACGCTGCGGTCACGGCCGCCGAACGTGCCTTCCAGACCTGGGGCCGCAGCACCCCGGGCGACCGGCAGGCCGCGCTGCTCAAGCTCGCCGACGCCATCGAGGCACATGCCGACGAGATCGTCGAGGCCCAGTGCCGCAACACCGGCCAGCCCAAGGCCATCGTGCACGCCGAAGAGGCCATCGCCGGCGCGAACCAGCTCCGCTTCTTCGCCGGTGCCGCCCGGATGGTGCACGGCCTGTCCGCCGGTGAGTACCTGGAGGGCTACACGTCGTACGTCCGCCGCGAACCGATCGGTGTCGTCGGCCAGGTGGCACCATGGAACTTCCCGTTCCTGATGGCGATCTGGAAGATCGGCCCCGCCCTGGCCACCGGCAACACCGTCGTCCTCAAGCCCAGCGACACCACCCCCGAGAGCACCCTGGTCCTCGCGCGGCTGAGCAAGGGCATCCTGCCCGACGGCGTGCTCAACGTCATCCTGGGCACCGCCGAGACCGGCGCCGCCCTGGTGGAACACCCTGTGCCGGGCCTGGTTTCGATCACCGGATCGGTCCGCGCCGGCATCGCCGTGGCGGAATCCGCAGCCAAGCAGCTCAAGCGCAGCCACCTGGAACTCGGCGGCAAGGCACCCGTGGTGGTCTTCCCCGACGTCGACATCGCCAAGGCCGCGGCCGGCATCGCCGAGGGCGGCTGTTTCAACGCCGGCCAGGACTGTACGGCGGCCACGCGCGTGATCGTGCACGAGTCCATCCACGACGAGTTCGTCACCGCACTCGCCGCGGCGGCGCAGAACCTGCGCCCCGGCCTGCCCGACGACCCGGACGCGTTCTACGGGCCGCTGAACAACATCAACCACTTCAACACCGTGATCAAGAAGCTGGACAATCTGCCGCCGCACGCCACCGTCGTCACCGGCGGAAAGCGCCTCGGCGACAAGGGCTTCTACCTCGAGCCGACGATCATCAGCGGCGTCCACCAGGACGACGCGATCGTCCAGGAGGAGACCTTCGCCCCCGTCATCACCGTGCAGCCCTTCTCGACCGACGAAGAGGCCATCGCACTCGCCAACGGCGTGCGTTTCGCGCTGGCGTCCAGCGTGTGGACCAAGGATCACGCCAGGGCCGAGAAGTTCACCCGCGCACTCGATTTCGGGTGTGTCTGGATCAACTGCCACATCATGCTGACCGCCGAGATGCCCCACGGCGGCTTCAAGCAGTCGGGCTACGGCAAGGACCTGTCGATCTACGGCGTCGAGGACTACACCCGGATCAAGCACGTCATGAGCTCGCACGACTGA
- a CDS encoding PucR family transcriptional regulator, with protein sequence MRWVLDQADLRIRLRGGAGGVGSEISLVLTTELADPAKWLSGGELVLTTGIGLPAGPADRRHYLQRLHESGVAGVGFGIGLTFDEVPEELVAAAEELGLPLLEIPLRTPFAAVVQRVSSRIAALQYDAVLRASRAQPRITRAVVSGGPQEVAAELGRALRASVVVLDPSGTVIASHPRNLNVTTVNLVRDAIEPGAASAVAVLAEGVTVAQQSIRVGGRSHGVLGVVSETALSPVDQVLLGHANSLLALDFEKPVRLKEAQQRLNEQSLGLILTGEANLEPAWAQLSQAADHRGRIRVLVVQADSDTDADAANLLRKVSAAIHDQLDQAGQSAFVHGADKWLAVLLPGAEADEIAAALVARIDASLRRTIRLGLSGIQPLTKLAEAVDNARLAASVAECGRPPLEFSALAGSALLAFGESRDVLVALGAAVLTPVLDHDAEFGTGLLTSLRAFLEANGHWESAAAAVGVHRHTMRKRIETAEALLGVDLAVARVRAELLLAILARTPGD encoded by the coding sequence GTGCGATGGGTGCTGGACCAAGCCGATCTGCGAATCCGGCTGCGCGGCGGTGCCGGCGGCGTCGGTAGCGAGATCAGTCTGGTCCTGACCACCGAGTTGGCTGACCCGGCCAAATGGCTGTCCGGTGGGGAGCTGGTGCTGACCACCGGCATCGGCCTGCCGGCGGGGCCTGCGGACCGGCGGCACTATCTCCAGCGCCTCCACGAAAGTGGCGTCGCCGGCGTGGGATTCGGTATCGGACTCACCTTCGACGAGGTGCCCGAGGAACTGGTCGCCGCCGCGGAGGAGCTGGGGCTGCCGCTGCTGGAGATTCCGTTGCGGACGCCGTTCGCGGCCGTCGTGCAGCGCGTCAGCTCACGCATCGCGGCACTGCAGTACGACGCGGTGCTGCGGGCGTCCCGGGCGCAGCCACGGATCACCCGGGCCGTCGTCAGTGGCGGCCCGCAAGAGGTTGCGGCCGAACTGGGGCGGGCGCTGCGGGCCAGCGTCGTGGTGCTGGATCCGTCCGGCACGGTGATCGCGTCCCACCCGCGAAATCTCAACGTCACCACCGTCAACCTGGTGCGCGACGCCATCGAGCCCGGGGCCGCGTCGGCCGTCGCGGTGCTGGCCGAAGGCGTCACCGTCGCGCAGCAGTCCATCCGCGTCGGTGGCCGCTCGCACGGGGTGCTCGGCGTGGTCAGTGAAACGGCACTGAGCCCGGTCGATCAGGTGCTGTTGGGCCACGCGAACTCGTTGCTCGCGCTGGATTTCGAGAAACCGGTGCGGTTGAAGGAAGCGCAGCAGCGACTCAACGAACAGTCGCTGGGCCTCATCCTCACCGGCGAGGCCAACCTGGAGCCGGCCTGGGCGCAGCTGTCTCAGGCCGCCGACCACCGGGGCCGCATCAGAGTGCTGGTCGTCCAGGCGGATTCGGACACGGATGCCGACGCGGCCAACCTGCTCAGGAAGGTGAGCGCGGCGATCCACGATCAGCTGGATCAGGCAGGTCAGTCCGCATTCGTCCATGGCGCCGACAAATGGCTGGCGGTGCTGTTGCCGGGAGCGGAGGCCGACGAGATCGCTGCCGCGCTGGTGGCGCGGATCGATGCGTCGCTGCGGCGGACCATCCGCCTGGGGCTCAGCGGAATTCAGCCGCTGACCAAACTGGCCGAGGCCGTCGACAACGCCCGGCTGGCGGCGTCCGTCGCGGAATGCGGCCGGCCTCCGCTCGAATTCTCCGCGCTGGCCGGCAGCGCGCTGCTGGCATTCGGGGAGAGCCGGGACGTGCTGGTTGCGCTCGGGGCGGCGGTGCTGACCCCGGTTCTCGACCACGACGCGGAGTTCGGCACGGGGCTGCTGACCTCGCTGCGCGCTTTCCTGGAAGCCAACGGCCACTGGGAGTCCGCTGCCGCGGCCGTCGGCGTGCACCGACACACCATGCGCAAGCGCATCGAGACCGCCGAGGCGCTGCTCGGAGTCGACCTGGCCGTCGCCCGGGTCCGCGCCGAACTGCTGCTGGCGATCTTGGCGCGGACGCCGGGCGACTGA